Proteins co-encoded in one Gossypium arboreum isolate Shixiya-1 chromosome 11, ASM2569848v2, whole genome shotgun sequence genomic window:
- the LOC108474230 gene encoding rho GTPase-activating protein 2-like — protein MTSLVMVTKGSGCGGGGGKGGAKGGVKSREEEQQNQISVLALLLAALRKSMLSCRVDSRDEVISSTLQHMEIGWPTNVRHITHVTFDRFNGFLGLPVEFQVEIPSRVPSASANVFGVSAESMQCSFDSKGNSVPTILLLMQERLYSQGGLKAEGIFRINPENGQEEHVRDQLNKGIVLDNIDVHCLAGLIKAWFRELPSGVLDGLSPEQVLRCNTEEESVNLVKQLKPTEAALLNWAVGLMADVVEEEESNKMNARNIAMVFAPNMTRMSDPLTALMHAVQVMNLLKTLIIKTLRKREETEMGGYSPMSSHSCDCPTDEEFDSQPEMDTSCELRGPTSDYDNTLYSNCSADEDEDEDEDDEIEAEVESLGEIEECFVRQPDEHKNITQSFLEEAVDESQRDDSSPRSCSVCSIESGVSFTDKKNKSSALCIGNGENIGDTDMVDKLDEPAKSDTSSLSIAG, from the exons ATGACTAGTTTAGTAATGGTGACAAAAGGGAGTGGTTGTGGTGGTGGCGGTGGGAAGGGAGGAGCTAAAGGAGGAGTTAAGAGCCGCGAGGAAGAGCAGCAGAACCAGATATCTGTTCTGGCGTTGCTTTTAGCTGCTTTGAGGAAATCCATGCTGTCTTGCCGTGTTGATTCCCGGGATGAAGTAATCTCTTCCACCCTTCAACATATGGAAATCGGGTGGCCAACCAACGTAAGACACATTACCCATGTTACCTTTGATCGTTTCAATGGCTTCTTGGGTCTTCCCGTCGAGTTCCAAGTTGAAATCCCCAGTCGGGTTCCAAGTGCCAG TGCTAATGTGTTTGGGGTCTCAGCGGAATCAATGCAATGCTCATTCGATTCCAAAGGGAATAGCGTCCCCACTATACTGTTGTTGATGCAGGAGCGGCTTTATTCACAAGGGGGATTAAag GCGGAGGGGATTTTCCGGATAAATCCTGAGAATGGCCAAGAGGAGCatgtaagggatcaacttaacaaGGGCATTGTGCTGGATAATATCGATGTCCATTGTCTTGCAGGCCTTATAAAGGCCTGGTTTCGAGAGCTTCCTTCAGGTGTTCTTGATGGACTTTCCCCTGAGCAGGTTCTCCGATGCAATACGGAAGAAGAATCGGTCAACCTCGTGAAGCAGTTGAAGCCAACTGAAGCGGCACTGCTCAATTGGGCTGTTGGTCTTATGGCGGATGTTGTGGAGGAAGAGGAATCAAACAAAATGAATGCGAGAAATATTGCTATGGTTTTTGCTCCGAATATGACTCGG ATGTCTGATCCATTGACGGCTCTGATGCATGCTGTTCAAGTGATGAACTTGCTCAAGACCTTGATCATCAAAACGCTACGGAAACGTGAAGAGACGGAAATGGGAGGGTATTCACCGATGTCGTCTCATTCATGTGACTGCCCTACAGATGAGGAGTTTGATAGTCAGCCAGAGATGGATACGAGTTGTGAACTGAGAGGGCCAACATCCGATTATGATAACACCCTTTACAGTAACTGTAGTGcagatgaagatgaagatgaagatgaagatgatgAAATCGAAGCTGAAGTCGAGTCATTGGGTGAAATAGAGGAATGCTTCGTAAGGCAACCGGATGAGCATAAGAACATCACACAGAGTTTCTTGGAGGAAGCCGTGGACGAGTCACAGAGAGACGATTCAAGTCCAAGAAGTTGCTCGGTTTGCAGTATCGAGTCTGGTGTTTCCTTTACAGATAAAAAGAACAAGAGTTCTGCCTTGTGTATAGGTAATGGTGAGAACATTGGTGACACGGATATGGTAGACAAACTAGATGAGCCTGCAAAATCGGACACATCGTCTCTGTCTATTGCTGGCTGA